In Oryza sativa Japonica Group chromosome 8, ASM3414082v1, the sequence ttatttttaccttttttcccctttttcttggAGTTAGAAGGGGAATCCCTAGAATCTAAGGTGGTCTGAAGACAATTATCACAGTCCCCACCTGAATCCATTACCTCCTCCATAATTTCACTACATAAATGTTGCAGTAAGAAATTATCATCAAAATGATCATCTACTAAATCACCATCAACATTATTGGAAAAACCTTTAGTAGTTGACAACCGTACATGATCACTTAATCTATTTTCCTCCATACTCCTTAAATCATTAATAACATCATCTAACACCACATTTGGACTAGAAGTAATGATACCAAGGTTTTTAATAGAAGCGGAAATCTGATCATTCGAAAAATGTAAAAAAGAAACATCATTAATTAAATTACCTTTAACCTGCAGATTTTCCAAATTCTTGTCAGCCTTCAACTTCTCAGCTCTTTGAAGAACAAGTTGATCACTATCACTTGCTCTTATTTTACTCCTCCTGGATGGAGAGACTGCTGCCTCAGGAATAGCAGAGAGTTTTGCAACCAGACTTTCCTGAGATTGGACTCTCTCAACTCCAATTACATCATCATGTAAACCATCAAACTCTTCATCAGACAGATTCAAGCCACCAGAATCAGCAGTCAAGCCCACCTGAATAGAATGTAAAGAAGGACCACCCTTCTCACAGAACATACTTCCAGAACCCAACTTAGATTGACTTGAGCCCCCAGGGCCCGGCTCCTTCCCCGAATCACCCTTCTCATTACCATCATTTTTCTTCTCGAAGTCACCATCACCAATATTGTCCATATCCATTGGTATAGGCTCCTCAGGACCATTCTCAGGTTCCACTCTAAAGGTCAACTCATACAAGTAATCCCCAATAACCACATCAACCACCTTAGGAATCAAAGATGGATCAAGGACTAACACTTGTAACCGGGCAATGTCATACCTTCTAGTAAACACCATATCAACAGCTTTAGTTATACCAAGAATGGAACCAACGGCCCAAATAATTAAGTACTCCCTTAACTCTGAAGGGATACCCTTACACTGAACCCACACATTcgggatcacatatttaacctCATTACCTACCCCTCTCTCCACAATCTGCATCTCAGCATCACCAACCTTAGTATGCACTTTACCCCATTCCACCATGCGTTTTAATTCAGCGGCAAAAGGAAAAATAGTGCGAAAAGAACCATCCCCATTATCATGTACTACCCACCTCCATCCTCTAGGGATTAATCTTTCTAACTCAGAAATCACAGCATTCACCGTCATCTGTCCTTTAGACACCTTAATCAAAGCTGCTCTAGGCTCATGTTTAATTTTCTGACCAGCTGAAAGAGGAATATGGAAGAAACCCAAACCATCTCCTGCATATCCACATAACTGAGCAGAAGGTTTAACATATGATCGAAAAATAGGGCAACGAGCAGCAATATGATCCTCGCTTTCACAAATCTCACAATAAAATTTAGACAAGCATTCCTGCATTGTACGCCCCTTAGTATAACACCTATAACAGTACGGCTTACCCGAACCTTTCACCTCGACCTTTGCTTTTCCCTTGCTCTCATCAACTGGACAAAACACCAGAGCTTGCTGATCAACACCATGAACACCCTCTGACCCATGAGGGACCAATGCACCTCCTGCACCCGCACCAGCAGGACCGGtcccaacaacagcagcagatTGGGAAGCAGAGGAAACACCCAACCTCGACGTCATTGCAGCAGACAAAGCAGCATTAGAAGCTCCACCTTTTGTCACATCACCTCCTACCAACACTTCCTCACCTCCTGCCTTGCTAACTGGAGCACTGGCGGTAGATGGAACCGCACCAAAAGGTGcaccaacaccaccaccacccagcaCGGCAGCAAAAGGTGCAGCAGTAGCCGGCACAAAGCCTCCAGCCGGCGGCATAAACGCAGGTGGAAcacctcctccagtcggcggcaTCACAGTAGACACATCACTCCCGGACGGCAGGAACGAAGAAGGAAGACAACCTGCCCCGCACTCCCTCCAGGCCGGCCAGCAGTCCCAAACGACGGCTGCAACCCTAGATTAGGGTTTAAACCAAAACCACCGTGATATCCACCACTAAAGCCAGTGTTCGGTCCAGCATTCAAACCGAACCCATTGCCATGACCACCTCCAGGAATCCCATACCATCTTCCACCTTGGGCGAAGTCATGGCGGCCACCGCGACCAAACCTGCCCCTTCCACGGCTACGACCTCTCCCACCGAAACCTGGATGAAAACCCCTCGCAGCAAAACCTTGCCCTGCAGCCCCATACCCCTGACGGCCGTTCTTCTCCATCGGCAGGCAAACAGCAGCGGCGTAGGAGCGTGACGGTGAGACAGATCGATCTCTCACCCTACGCGTGCGCCAAGCTGTGCCTGTTTTTGCGAAGAGAGAAACTAACCCAGCCGTGGGCCGAAAGGGAATTCTGGGCCTAGGCAAAGGTTTCTACTTATATACTCCTAACAAATTTCATTCTGCTTGTCTAGATATCGATGAATGCAAATCTCCTCACATCTACCAGTGTTACGGTGACTGCAACAAAACGCAAGGAGGGTATGATTGCAATTGCCCTCGAGGATTCAAGGGCAACGCTTCAATACCGAATGGATACCAACATTGACGCATATATTGTTATTAACGTACACTGCAAGGAGCCAAGGACTAGTAATAGACAGAAGCAGTAGATTTTTAGTTCATTAAACCCCTCGCACTCTCGTtagttttagttatttttttaagaaaatcgaTTAAAACCCAGCCTCTATGTTTAAATGGGATGCACACAGCCATGTTAATTTCAGTTAATACCATAGCTAGCAATCATGCATGTCCCGTAATTTCTAACACTTTGGCGATTCTTAATTCTATTGCATTTATATTACAGCTTATTATTAATTCTACTGCATTTATATTACAGCTTATTATTAtgtagtactctctccatttcagattacaagacgttttgactttggtcaaagtcaaactactttaagtttgatcaagtttgtagaaaaaagtagtaacatttcaacccaagacaaatttattatgaaaatatattcaattatttaatgatgaaactaatttagtattataaatattactatatttatctataaacttaatcaaacttgaaacaatttaacttttaccaaagttaaaacgttttataacctgagacggagagagtagtatacTAATTTGATGCCTTGGCGCATTGATACTTTTGGTTTGGTGTTTTCTAGACATTGACGAGTGCGCGCACCTAGAAACACATTCATGTTATGGTGGAGTATGCATAAATATGCCCGGAACTTTTCACTGTCGCTGCCACGACGGAACCCATGGGGATCCTTATACAAAAGGAGGGTGTACGGACAATCATTCATCTAAAGGTGAAAAGGCCACAAAGTTTGCATGTgtgtaatttacatatatacaGTTAATTTAAAGAGTTCAGTTCGTAATATGGCATACCTCTCTTTCAAAAAAGATTGTAAATCCACCTAAGGCTAACTGCATCATGGTCGTACGATCTAAAGAACTAGGCAAATTTCTCACCCAATTGCAGGCCATGTGAAATATAGAATCATTGTTGACATTTAAcactttatttatttctataaatCAGCAACATAATTCTTTCTATTTATCATTAATAtggtaatttatttttagaccACAAGAACGAGTTAATGTTTGGTTggcatgactattttagtattttctTCATAGTCCctttaaaaaattcaaaggaGGTGTACCACCAAGCATACACCTTTTGTTCCTAAATTGTGCTAATGTTACTCTTTTCTACATATATTAACATTTTCCTCTCTTCAAATTCATGAAAATTTGTATTTCCATGTAATGCTTTGTTTTCAGGCTTAATGATAGGTCTAATAGTCAGTGGTGGCTCATTACTTCTACTTCTGGGCTTCGCTGCTCCCTTCATAGTAAGCAAACTCAAGCTACAAAGGATGAAAAAAATGAGAGATAAATTCTTTACACAAAACCATGGGTTGCTATTGCAACAGTTAATATCACGAAACACATATTTTGCTGAAAGAATGATCATTAACTTAGAGGAGCTAGAGAAGGCCACAAACAATTTTGACAAAACTCGAGAGGTTGGAGATGGAGGGCATGGGGTTGTGTACAAAGGGATTATAGACCTACATGTCGTGGCCATCAAGAAATCAAAGATTGTTGTACAAAGAGAAATAGATGAATTCATAAATGAAGTTACAATTCTTTCACAAGTGAACCATAGAAATGTGGTGAAGCTCCTAGGATGTTGCCTTGAGACGGAAGTTCCATTATTAGTTTATGAGTTCATTTCAAATGGAACTCTTTATCATCATCTCCATGTAGACGGACCAGTATCATTATCATGGGACGATAGACTAAGGATCACTGTTGAAGTTGCTAGAGCTCTATCATATCTACATTCAGCAGCATCAATGCCAATATTTCATAGAGATATTAAGTCATCCAACATACTTCTTGATGATAGTCTAACAGCTAAGGTATCTGATTTTGGAACTTCAAGATACATCTCGATTAATCAAACAGGAATAACTACTGCAGTTCAAGGAACTGTTGGCTACTTGGATCCCATGTATTACTATACAGGGCGACTTACAAGCAAGAGCGATGTTTTTAGTTTTGGTGTTCTTCTAATGGAGTTGCTTACTCGGAAGAAACCTGTTGGTGATACATTTGATAATGGTCACAATCTTGTTTCACATTTTGTATTAGTATTTTCAGAAGGTAACCTTTATGATATAATAGATCCTCAAGTcaaggaagaagatgatggagaAGCCCTAGAAGTAGCCACACTAGCTATAGCATGTACAAAATTTAAAGGAGAAGACCGGCCTACGATGAGGGAAGTAGAGATGGCATTGGAAAACATAGCTTCAAAGAAAGGCCTCTTCCATAATGGGAATACTACTGCATCAAGGAGACCTGATGAAAATCAGAATTCAACTCTCTACATGTCAGTTGAAGGAGTTACCAAGGAAGCAATAACAGAAAGCACAACAGAAGAGGAAATATTATTGTCGTCAAGGTTTGCGCGATGATCATTCTCTGGACTGTGTGGGAATATTTACAAGGTGCATTGAgcctattatatatatatatatatatatatatatatatatatatatatatatatatatatatatatatatatatatatatatatatatatatatatatatatatatatatatatatattctgaatAAATCCTGGAGTACTTTGTTCTTATCATCATTGAGAATAGAAAAAGAATGTGTGTGGGAGGTACTTTAATTTTGATTAAGTTCATGTGTACTAAAAGTACATGATTAATTGTTGTTCTTACTATAATGGACTAAAGTTGGTTCTTATATTCtggcaaaaaatatatattggtaCCAGCTGTTGCATGGCCCGATCCGGAGATTTAACTTTTTACCACTCTTTATTAGCTCAGTTTAATCCCTCTCACAATGTGGCGAATCTTTTGCCACTCACCTCTGCACGAGTGGTAAAAAGTTAAGGAAAATTGCAAAACCACCTCAGAAGTCACTTAAAGTTTGACATTCCACCTCATAAGTCATTTTGTTGAAAATGCCCACCCCTACTCCGTTTTTTTGCAAAACCACCCAGCGTGCACGTGCTTAACCAAATCAGCCTGTTATCGCTGATGTAGAGCCTAATAGGCTAAGCTAGTTAGGTCAATCTTTTCCAAGTGCTTGCATTTGACTTATTCTTCAtgtttcatgattttttttctacatataGTGAAACTCAGTGCAACAATATTTAAGCTCCCATCAGCAATTCTATTTGTGgaatctaaaaaaaaaggtgtcAAGACAGTACTCCTAGAAGTATTTAATTTTGTTGTACACCACATTGATGcctaataatttattaaaacaTATTGATTCAGTATGGCACGTGTGCACTAGGGTGGTTTTTACAACAAAGCCGAGTATGGGGGTGGGCGTTTGCAACAAAATAATTTATGCGGTGAAATGTCAAAGTTAACGTGACTTATGGGGTGGCTTTTACAATTTTCCCAAAAGTTAATTACTCCCCCATTAGCAG encodes:
- the LOC4345432 gene encoding wall-associated receptor kinase 3; protein product: MNANLLTSTSVTVTATKRKEDIDECAHLETHSCYGGVCINMPGTFHCRCHDGTHGDPYTKGGCTDNHSSKGLMIGLIVSGGSLLLLLGFAAPFIELEKATNNFDKTREVGDGGHGVVYKGIIDLHVVAIKKSKIVVQREIDEFINEVTILSQVNHRNVVKLLGCCLETEVPLLVYEFISNGTLYHHLHVDGPVSLSWDDRLRITVEVARALSYLHSAASMPIFHRDIKSSNILLDDSLTAKVSDFGTSRYISINQTGITTAVQGTVGYLDPMYYYTGRLTSKSDVFSFGVLLMELLTRKKPVGDTFDNGHNLVSHFVLVFSEGNLYDIIDPQVKEEDDGEALEVATLAIACTKFKGEDRPTMREVEMALENIASKKGLFHNGNTTASRRPDENQNSTLYMSVEGVTKEAITESTTEEEILLSSRFAR